In Alphaproteobacteria bacterium, one DNA window encodes the following:
- a CDS encoding transcriptional repressor codes for MDSVIALCGQRGERLTSLRREVLTILEKLDQPRTAYQILGFINKKRSPKLAAMSLYRVLDFLITLDVVLKSDSDNTYRLCLDHGHAHGHLVMICDSCGHRQEITDRFAAKKLHELADRYEHHLQHHVIEMHGQCAKCYEAH; via the coding sequence ATGGATAGTGTGATTGCGTTATGCGGGCAGCGCGGCGAGCGTTTGACGTCCTTGCGCCGCGAAGTCCTGACCATACTGGAAAAGCTGGACCAGCCGCGCACGGCCTATCAGATTCTGGGCTTTATCAACAAAAAGCGTAGCCCGAAACTTGCCGCGATGAGTTTGTATCGCGTGCTGGACTTTTTGATAACGCTGGACGTGGTATTAAAATCCGACAGCGACAACACATATCGTTTGTGCCTGGATCATGGCCACGCTCATGGGCATCTGGTGATGATTTGTGATTCATGTGGCCATAGGCAAGAAATTACGGATCGGTTCGCCGCTAAAAAACTGCACGAACTGGCCGACAGATACGAGCATCACCTGCAGCATCATGTGATCGAAATGCACGGCCAGTGCGCGAAGTGCTATGAAGCACATTAG
- a CDS encoding AarF/ABC1/UbiB kinase family protein has product MPCLGPPLQEGCRTPKYRGRIVSDKAVPVNDESSSGLGQRLGRYARVGAAMGGVAARVAGHKLTGREPEPEALARDLRGALGGLKGPLMKAAQILAALPDVIPPEYAKELAQLQSDAPPMGWLFVKRRMTGELGQDWPQRFRHFEREASAAASLGQVHRAVGLQGEDMACKLQYPDMDSVVTADLRQLALVLGVFERYDKALSTRHVQAEIGARLREELDYQHEARNMALFADMLAKLPDVHVPRVYSELSTNRLLTMSWMEGERLDAVDGRSLADRNAVAMNMFRAWYRPFYGYGVIHGDPHPGNYSFRADNSVNLLDFGCVRVFPAHLVGAVVELYMALRDNDEDRAIAAYENWGFHGISREMAQVLNIWARFLYAPLLEDRTRLIEETNTGAFGRQTASRVHQELRKLGGGVEVPRAFVLMDRAAVGLGGVFLRLRAEVNWHRLFNELVDGFSVADLHKRQRLLLKKHGCPPPQEDEDGPTDTMAARSKTRKK; this is encoded by the coding sequence ATGCCCTGCCTTGGGCCGCCGTTGCAAGAGGGCTGCCGGACGCCTAAGTATAGGGGTAGGATTGTTTCAGATAAGGCTGTTCCCGTGAATGACGAGTCATCAAGCGGTTTAGGGCAAAGACTGGGACGCTATGCACGCGTCGGCGCGGCCATGGGCGGCGTGGCGGCGCGTGTGGCCGGTCACAAACTGACCGGACGCGAGCCGGAACCGGAGGCCCTGGCCCGTGATTTGCGTGGCGCATTGGGCGGGTTGAAAGGCCCCTTGATGAAGGCGGCGCAGATTCTGGCCGCTTTGCCCGATGTGATCCCTCCTGAATACGCCAAAGAACTGGCCCAATTGCAGTCCGACGCTCCGCCTATGGGCTGGCTGTTCGTCAAGCGCCGCATGACCGGTGAATTGGGGCAGGATTGGCCGCAACGTTTTCGCCATTTCGAGCGCGAGGCCAGCGCCGCCGCTTCCCTAGGGCAGGTTCATCGTGCCGTGGGATTACAAGGCGAGGATATGGCTTGTAAGCTGCAATATCCCGATATGGACTCGGTCGTTACCGCCGATCTGCGGCAATTGGCCTTGGTCCTTGGCGTGTTCGAGCGTTACGACAAGGCGCTTTCGACACGCCACGTCCAGGCGGAAATCGGTGCGCGTTTGCGTGAGGAGCTGGATTATCAACACGAGGCCCGCAACATGGCGTTGTTCGCCGACATGCTGGCCAAGCTGCCCGATGTGCATGTGCCGCGGGTGTATTCCGAGCTGTCCACAAACCGCTTGTTGACCATGTCCTGGATGGAGGGCGAACGTCTCGACGCCGTGGATGGTCGCTCGCTTGCCGACCGCAACGCTGTGGCCATGAACATGTTTCGCGCGTGGTATCGGCCATTTTACGGTTATGGCGTCATTCACGGCGATCCGCATCCGGGCAATTACAGCTTTCGCGCGGATAACAGCGTCAATCTGTTGGATTTTGGCTGCGTGCGCGTGTTCCCGGCGCATCTGGTGGGCGCGGTGGTGGAGCTGTACATGGCTTTGCGCGACAACGACGAAGACCGCGCCATCGCCGCCTATGAGAATTGGGGCTTTCATGGCATCTCGCGTGAGATGGCGCAGGTGCTGAACATCTGGGCGCGATTCCTTTATGCCCCGTTGTTGGAAGATCGTACGCGTCTGATCGAGGAAACCAACACGGGGGCCTTTGGTCGCCAGACCGCCAGCCGTGTGCATCAAGAACTGCGCAAGCTGGGCGGCGGGGTGGAAGTGCCGCGCGCCTTTGTCCTGATGGATCGTGCCGCCGTGGGGCTGGGCGGCGTGTTCTTACGCTTGCGCGCTGAAGTGAATTGGCACAGACTGTTTAACGAGCTGGTAGATGGTTTTAGCGTGGCCGATCTGCATAAGCGCCAGCGTCTTTTATTGAAAAAACACGGCTGTCCCCCTCCTCAAGAAGACGAAGACGGCCCGACAGATACTATGGCGGCTCGGTCGAAGACTCGCAAAAAATAG
- a CDS encoding adenosine kinase yields MTTPAPTSFDVVGIGNPLLDIVIQVPDDFLDQNGIVKGSSSLADSDRINQIYDLSGPGVEMSGGSVANSIAALAALGQQTALTGKIGSDAWGDILRHDLRAQGVKFETMSHPEMPTGCCLCLVSRDGDRTLITHLGACMALGAEDLDPDTIRNSKYLLLEGYLFDQPAAKAAFLRAADIAHSAGSKVALSLSAEWCVQNHRNDFLALVRGHVDVVLGNETEICALYETEDFEQAIRQVQEHCDIAALTRAEKGCVIVSHGKRHVVPAATINPVVDTTGAGDLFAAGFLSGLVRGIELADCGRLGSLCAAEIIGHPGARPLTPLREWVAEHGGKALLG; encoded by the coding sequence ATGACGACCCCCGCCCCTACCTCTTTTGACGTTGTCGGAATCGGCAATCCATTGCTGGATATTGTGATCCAGGTTCCCGATGATTTTCTTGATCAAAATGGCATCGTCAAAGGATCGTCCTCATTGGCCGATTCAGATCGGATCAACCAGATTTACGACCTGTCCGGTCCCGGCGTTGAGATGTCAGGCGGGTCGGTGGCCAATTCCATTGCGGCGCTGGCCGCCTTGGGCCAACAAACGGCACTGACCGGCAAAATCGGCTCGGACGCATGGGGTGATATCCTGCGCCACGATCTACGCGCCCAAGGGGTCAAGTTCGAAACCATGTCACATCCCGAGATGCCCACGGGCTGTTGCTTGTGTTTGGTCTCGCGCGATGGCGACCGTACTCTGATCACGCATCTGGGCGCTTGCATGGCGTTGGGAGCCGAAGACTTGGATCCCGACACCATCCGCAATTCAAAATACCTGCTGTTAGAGGGCTATCTGTTCGACCAGCCCGCCGCCAAAGCCGCCTTCTTAAGGGCCGCCGATATCGCGCACAGCGCGGGCAGCAAGGTCGCTTTATCGCTTTCAGCCGAATGGTGCGTGCAGAACCACCGCAATGACTTCCTGGCCCTTGTGCGCGGCCATGTCGATGTTGTGCTGGGCAATGAAACCGAAATCTGTGCCCTTTATGAGACCGAGGATTTCGAGCAGGCCATTCGTCAGGTTCAAGAACATTGCGACATCGCCGCCCTTACACGGGCCGAGAAAGGCTGCGTGATCGTATCGCACGGCAAGCGTCATGTGGTGCCGGCGGCCACCATCAATCCTGTGGTGGATACGACGGGCGCGGGCGATTTATTTGCCGCTGGGTTCCTATCGGGCTTGGTGCGTGGCATCGAGCTGGCCGATTGTGGTCGCCTAGGGTCCTTATGCGCCGCCGAGATCATCGGCCATCCGGGTGCCCGTCCGCTGACCCCGCTGCGCGAATGGGTCGCCGAGCATGGCGGTAAGGCTTTGCTGGGATAA
- the ubiG gene encoding bifunctional 2-polyprenyl-6-hydroxyphenol methylase/3-demethylubiquinol 3-O-methyltransferase UbiG, whose product MTQPARATLDPQEVATFDRIAEHWWDPSGPLRMLHRMNPARLRCIGDIAAKALDIPSDPASRHPLRGVTVLDIGCGGGLLCEPLARQGAAVTGLDASPKAIQVARRHAKDHGLEIAYHAASLDTASLRPGSFDLVLGMEIIEHTADAGTFVQAAAKAVRPGGALILSTLNRTWMARLLAVELAEHVLGWAEPGSHDWHRFLRPHELARLVRQQGMEVGGIMGMPFDPLTGAFSLSPHKLGINYMLWARKLP is encoded by the coding sequence ATGACACAACCCGCCCGCGCGACACTTGATCCCCAGGAAGTGGCCACTTTTGATCGGATCGCCGAGCATTGGTGGGACCCTTCCGGTCCCTTGCGGATGCTGCACCGGATGAATCCGGCGCGATTACGCTGCATTGGTGATATTGCCGCCAAGGCCCTGGATATTCCGTCCGATCCCGCTTCGCGCCATCCTCTGCGCGGAGTCACCGTGCTGGATATCGGCTGTGGCGGCGGCCTTTTATGTGAGCCGCTGGCGCGTCAAGGCGCGGCGGTAACCGGCCTAGATGCCAGCCCCAAGGCCATTCAGGTGGCCCGCCGCCATGCCAAAGATCACGGATTGGAAATCGCCTATCATGCCGCCAGCCTTGATACGGCATCTTTGCGTCCGGGCAGTTTCGACTTGGTTCTGGGCATGGAGATCATCGAACATACCGCCGATGCCGGGACCTTCGTCCAAGCTGCCGCGAAAGCGGTCAGGCCGGGCGGCGCGTTGATCTTGTCCACGCTTAACCGCACATGGATGGCGCGGTTGCTGGCGGTGGAGCTGGCCGAACATGTCCTGGGCTGGGCCGAGCCGGGTTCGCATGATTGGCACCGATTCCTGCGTCCGCACGAACTGGCGCGGCTGGTGCGTCAGCAGGGGATGGAAGTCGGGGGCATCATGGGGATGCCCTTTGATCCTCTGACGGGCGCATTCAGCCTGTCACCGCATAAGCTAGGCATCAATTACATGCTCTGGGCCAGGAAGTTGCCCTAA